The Streptomyces sp. NBC_00162 sequence CGGTCAGGACAACACGGTCCTCCTGTGGAACGTGACGGCCCGGACCAGGATCAGCACCCTCGCGGTCCCCGGCGAGGCCGTGCACACGGTGTCCTTCAGCCCCGACGGGAAGACCCTTGCCGCCTCCGCGGGGTGGGGTCCCGCCGCACGCCGGTGGGACATGAGATCCATGAAGAGCACCGACATCGCCGAGAACGGCGGCACCACGAAGTCGATCTCCTTCAGCCCCGACGGAAAGACCCTGGCCGTCTCCGAGCCCTACCGCACCGCCTCTCTCTGGGACGTGGCCTCCGGGACCCTGACCGGCACGCTCGCCACCGTCCACACCGACTTCGTCAACATGGTGGCCTTCAGCCCCGACGGCAGGACGCTCGCCACCGCGAGCGACGACAAGACCGTCCGCCTCTGGGACACCGCCACCCAGCGCAAGGCCGCCACCATCACCGGCCACGGGGACCAAGTGATCTCCCTGGCATTCAGCCCCGACGGAGCCCTGCTCGCCACCGGCAGCCGGGACAAGACCGTACGGCTGTGGGCCCTGACCTGACCATCCCCGCCGCACCGGTCCGTTGGCTCTCCCGTGGCCGAAGATCGCCGCCTGCCGCTATGCCAATGGCCCAGTTCTCCGAGGCGGTGTTGAGCCAGTGGGCTCCCAGGTGGTTATCTGTGGCGTATCCATGTACTTACGGCGCCGCGCAGCGCCGGACGGCAACGAGGCCGGATCCGGAGCGCGGCGCCTTCGCCGTGCCCGTCCACCGCCCACCACCCCCGGGCGGCCGCGGGCCGGCGCGCACCACAGCAAGGGGGGCGGCGCACCGCCGTGAAGAGGATGTTCGTGGCTCCGGATCCGGGGCGTATGAGACTGCGGAACTCGGCCCGCGCGGTGATAGGCGTCGGCGCCGCCGTGGCCCTCGCGGAGCTGTGCGGTCTCTCCCTGACCGCCTCCATCACCGGGGGACTGGCCGCCCTGCTCGCCCTGTTCACCGTGGTCGACTCGAGCGTGCGGGCCCAGCGCGCCACCACCGCCCTGCTGCCCCTGGCCGGGTTCCCCGTCCTCGCGCTGGCCACCACCCTGCACGGGGTACCCCTGGCCCGGGACGCCGCCTTCCTCGCCGTCGTGTTCGCCGGGGTCTACGCCCGCCGCTGGGGCCCGCGCGGCCACGCCCTCGGCATCTTCGGCTTCATGATGTTCTTCGTCACCCAGTTCCTGCACGCCGTCCCCGGACAGCTGCCCGAGCTGTACGCCGCCGTCGGGCTGGCTCTCCTCGCCGCCGGTGCCGTGCGCTTCGCGCTGTGGCCCATCGAGCGGCGCACCCCGCCCGCCGCCGCCCCGCCCGGGCTGCCGGGCGCCGGCCTCGCCCGGCCCACCACCCGTCAGGCCTTCCAGGCCACCGCCGCCTGCGCCTTCGCCCTCGCCATCGGCCAGGCGCTCTCCGAGGACCGCTGGTACTGGGCCGTGGGCACCGCCTGGTGGATCTTCGTCAACACGGCCTCCCGCGGCGAGACCCTCGTACGGGGCTTCCGCCGCGTCCTCGGCACCGTCCTGGGCATCGCCGCCGGGCTGCTGATCGCCGTACCGCTGCACGGCGCGCCCGCTCCGACCGCCGCGCTCGTCGCCGTGTGCGTCTTCGGGATCTTCTACACCGCGGCCCCCTCGTACTCCTGGATGATGTTCTTCGTCACCGTCATGGCCGGGCTGCTCTACGGGCTCCTCGGCGTGCTGCACCCCGGACTGCTGCTCCTGCGCTTCCAGGAGACCGCGATCGGCGCGTTCGGCGCGGCACTCGCCGTCGTGATCATCCTCCCGGTGACCACCCACGGCGCCAACGACGCCTGGATCCAGCGCGCCCTGGAGTGCGTCCGCGCCTCCACCGCGGCCGCTCTGGACCGGCTCGCGGGGGACCCCGCCGCCGACCCCGCCCCCCACGCCGCCGAGCTGGAACTGCTGCTGGGCCGCGTACGGATGGCCCTCGCGCCCCTCGTCCACCCGCTGAGCCCGCTGCGCGCCCGCAAGGCCCGGGCCCGGCAGGTCCTGGCGCTGCTCGACGACTGCGCCCGGGAGGTCCGCGGGTTGGTCGCCGTCGCCGCCGACCCGCAGGCCTCGCACGACGCCCGGCTGGCCGCCGCCTGCTGGCGCGTGGAGGCCGCCGTGCAGGCGCTGACCGCCCGGGACAGCACCCCGGAGCTCACCGCCCCGCCGAAGCCCCGGCCCGTCGCGCCCGCGGAACCGGCCCTCGCCCACCTGCACGGCCTCGAGCACGCCCTCGTCGCGCTCGCCGTCCCGCTGCGGACCGATCCGCGGGCACCCCTGGTCATCAGCGCCTGAGCAGCCCCTCCCCGGCCGCCTCCAGCCCCGCCGGCAGCCGGCCGGCGGTGTGCACCACCCCCAGGGCCTGCGTGGCCCGGGTCAGCGCCACGTACAGGTCGCTCGGCTGGAGGTCGGCCGGCTCCACCACGATCACCGTGTCGAACTCCAGCCCCTTGGCCTGGCGCGGGTCGAGGAGGACGACCTCCCGGGTCAGATCCGGTTCCGCCCCGGCCCGTACCCCCGGCAGCTCCCCGGCCAGCGAAGCGTGCAGCTCCCGCGGCGCGATCACCGCGAGCCGCCCCTCGGCCGGCATCTCCCGCCGCACCGCGTGGGCGACGGCCCCCGCCAGGTCACCCGTCGCCCGCGCCCACGGGCGCACCCCGGTGGCCCGCACCGAGCTCGGCGGGGCGAAACCGGGGTCGCGGGCCCGCAGTACGGACGCCGCCACCTCCATGATCTCGGCGGGCGTACGGTAGTTGACCCCCAGCCGGACCAGCTCCCAGCGCCCGCCCACGTACGGGCGCAGGATCCGCTCCCACGATCCGCAGCCCGCCTCCTCGGCGGTCTGGGCCGGATCGCCGACCAGCGTCATGGACCGGGTCGGGCAGCGCCGCATCAGCAGCCGCCACGCCATCTCCGACAGCTCCTGCGCCTCGTCCACGATGACGTGCCCGAAGGCCCAGGTGCGGTCGGCGGCGGCCCGCTCGGCCGCGCTGCGGTGGTCGGCCTCCTCATGGCGCTCGGCCATCCGCTCGGCGTCGATGATGTCGTGCGCCGCGAGGTACTCGTTCTCCTCGTCCTCGAACTCATAGGACCGGGACCCCTCCGACAGGTCCAGCACGCCCTGCGCGTACGCGATGCGCCGCTGCCGCTCGCGCTCCTCGGCGGCGCGCCGCGCGCTGTCGTCCTCCCCGAGCAGTTCCGCCGCCTCGTCCAGCAGCGGCACGTCGGCCGGGGTCCAGTCCGGCCGCGCCGACGGCTCGCGCCGGATCAGCCCGGCCTCGTGCGCCGGCAGGTGCGTGGGCTCCGTCAGGAAGTCGGCGACGAGCCGCTCGGGGGTGAGGGAGGGCCACAGCGAGTCGATCGCCGCGTGCACGGCCGGACTCATCGCGATCTCCTTCCCGAGCTGGGCGACGTCGTCCGAGCCGAGCAGGTTGGGGCCGCCGTACGGATCGGCCCCCAGCCGGTCGGCGAGCTGCGCCGTGAGCGCGTCGATGATCCGGAAGGCGAAGGAGGGCCGCGCCTGGTTGTGCGGCAGCCCGGTGGCCCGGGCCCGGTCCCGCGCCTCGTACGCCATCGTGCGGTCCAGCAGCAGCGTCCCGTAGTCGTCGTGGTCGATCTCCAGCGCGGGCTCGGGGACCGTGTCGTACTCCTCGCCGGTGCCCGTCGGCACCGTCTCGGGCAGGCACTGCCGGTCTTCGACGATCCGCGCCAGGACCTCGGCCATCGAGGCCCGGCCCTTCACCGCGGCCGCGCCGGGCCGGTCGGTGCCCGTCGCGTGGACACCGGGGAAGAGCTCGCCCGGCGTCGCGAGCAGGACGCCCGTCTCGCCGAGCGCCGGCAGCACCCCGCCGATGTAGCCGAGGAAGGCCGGGCCCGGCCCGACGATCAGCACCCCGCGCTTGGCGAGCAGTTCGCGGTGCGCGTACAGCAGGTACGCGGCACGGTGCAGGGCGACCGCCGTCTTCCCGGTGCCGGGACCGCCCTCGACGACCAGCACCCCGCGGTGCGTGGAGCGGATGACCCGGTCCTGCTCGGCCTGGATGGTGCGCACGATGTCGTGCATCCGGCCGGTCCGGGCGGCGTCCAGCGCGGCGAGCAGCACGGCGTCCGCGTCGGCGCCCTCGTACCCGGTGCGCTCCGCGTCGGTCAGGTCGAGGATCTCGTCGTGCAGGGCGGTGACGGCCCGCCCGCGGCTGCTGATGTGCCGGCGGCGGCGCAGGCCCATCGGGGTGTGGCCGGTGGCGAGGTAGAACGGGCGGGCCACCTCCGCGCGCCAGTCCAGGACCAGCGGCGTGCGCTCCGCGTCGTCCGCGCGGATTCCGAGCCTGCCGATGTGGTGGTCACGGCCGTCGGAGAACTCCAGACGGCCGAAACACAGGCCGTTCTCTCCGGCATTCAGCGCGGAAAGCAGGCCGGACTGCTCGGCGACCAGGACATCGCGCTCCAGACGTGCCTGAGCACCGTTCCCGACCTCGCGCAATGCCCCCTCGACAGCGTGTTCGGCCTGGTCACGCAGGTGGTCGAGGCGCACATAGAGGTCGGTGACGAATTGCTGCTCTTTCCGGAATTCCTCGGTTGACAATTGCACTCCTGCCGCGATACAGTGTCCTCGAAAGCTTCCTCATGTCTTCGTTTTCCGGCGAAGTCATGAACCATTGAATATACGCTCTCTCCTCCCTCGGCAGCCAATTCCGCCGGGGGATTTTTTGCGTACCGTGGATCCCATGACCACCGCACACGGCTCCGCCGACGGCATCGTCTACCGCCTCGCCCGACCCGAGGACGCGGGCGCCATCGAGGCCCTCGACGGTTCTTTCACCACCGACACCGTCTTCGAGGTGGCCGCCTCCGACACCGGCTTCGGCGCCGGCTTCGGCTTCCTGCTCCGCGAGGTGCCCGCGGACCCGCCCCTGTACAAGGAGTTCCCGCCCGAGGAGCACGACGAGCAGGGAACCGGCGGCGGCGCGGGCACCGGCGGGGACGCGCGGACCTACGTGGCCCTCGACGGCGGCCGGGTGTGCGGCTTCGCCGCTGTGGGCTACGCCGCGTGGAACCGGCGGCTGACCGTCGAGGACATCGAGGTCTCGCCCGGCCACCGGGGCCGCGGCATCGGCCGCGCGCTGATGGAGTGCGCGGCGGACTTCGCCCGTGAACGGGGCGCGGAACACCTCTGGCTGGAGGTGAGCTCCGTCAATGCCCCTGCCGTGCACGCCTATCGGCGCATGGGCTTCACCCTCTGCGGTCTCGACACCACTCTGTACGGCGGTACGCCCGCCACGGGGGAACAGGCGCTCTTCATGAGCCGGCCCTGCCGCTGACCCCCGCCGGCGCGCGGCCGGGCGACCACCGATCCGGGGTCAACTCCCGAGCTGCGGCGGATCGTACGCTCCGCCGGGCCCTGACCGCAGGACGATCCGTGAAGATCACTCGGAGGAGTGTTCCGGGCTTGCGCTTGACCACGGCGCTGACCTGCGGCATGTACAACGGGTGATTGTTCATTGCACATTCATCCGGCATGTACAGGGTGGATCTGGTCGGACAGGGGGTAACCGCCCGGGATGGAAATACTTCAACAGCGCTCCACCACCGCTCAGGTGTGGGAAGCGGCCGAGGAGTTCATCCGACTCTTCCACAGAGAGGACCGCGATGCCGGTGATCCGCGTGACCGGCTCGCCGCCGTACGGGCCGAGCTCGCGGCGACCGGCACCTACCGGCACACCCCGGAGGAGCTGGTCCACGGGGCCCGGGTGGCCTGGCGCAACAGCAACCGCTGTATAGGCAGGCTCTACTGGAACTCCCTGCGGGTCCGTGACCGCCGGGAACTGACCGACGCCGACGGCATCGCCGCCGAATGCTTCGGGCACCTGCGCGAGGCGACCAACGGCGGCCGGGTCCGGCCCACGATCACCATCTTCGCCCCGGACGCCCCGGACCGCCCCGGCCCGCTGATCTGGAGCGAACAGCTCGTCCGGTACGCCGGCTACGGGGACCACCACTCCGTCACCGTCGGCGACGCCCGCAACGCCCCGCTGACCGAGGCCCTGCTCCGGCTCGGGTGGCCCGGCGGCGCCGGCACCCCGTTCGACCTCCTGCCGCTCGTGGTCCAGGGCGTCGACGACAAACCCCGCTGGTTCGACACCCCCGAGGACGCCGTCCTGGAGGTCCCGATCGGGCACCCCGACGACGAGGGCTGGGCGGACTGGGGGCTGCGCTGGCACGCCGTGCCCGCCATCTCCAACATGTGCCTGGAGATCGGCGGCATCCACTATCCGGCCGCCCCGTTCAACGGCTGGTACATGGGCACCGAGATAGGAGCCCGCAACCTCGCCGACACCGACCGGTACAACCTGCTGCCCGCCGTGGCCCGCCGCCTCGGCCTGGACACCTCCAGCGACCGCTCGCTGTGGAAGGACCGCGCGCTCGTCGAGCTCAACCGGGCGGTCCTGCACTCCTTCGACCGCGCCGGGGTCACCATCGCCGACCACCACACCGAGTCCCGGCACTTCCTGTCGCACATGGAACGGGAGGAGCGCAAGGGCCGGGACGTGGGCGCGGACTGGTCCTGGATCGTGCCGCCGATCTCCGGCTCGGCGACCCCGGTCTTCCACCGCACGTACGAGGACCGGCCGAGCAGCACCTCGTACGTCCACCACCAGGGCGCCCAGGAACGGGCCCAGGGACGGGATTTGGTATAGACCTTCTGTTACCGTCGGCTCCGGACGGATCCGGAACGGCGGAGAGGGGCATCCCGTGGGCGGCGCGCACAGCATGGACCAAGGCGGCGGACACCGGGCCTACATCGGCTCGTTCACCTCGGGGGGCGGCCGCGGTGTCACCACCGCGGCCGTGGATCCGGCCACCGGAGCCCTGACCCCGCTCACGGCCACCGGCGCCGCCGTCGCGGACCCCTCGTACCTCGTCCTCGCCCGGGACACGGGAGTGCTCTACGCGGTGAGCGAGACCGGGCAGGGGGCGGTGGCCGCCTTCACCCCCACCGCCGAAGGCCTCGCCCCGCTCGGCGCACCCGTTTCCGTCGGGGGCTCCGGACCCACCCATCTCAGCCTGGCCGGGGGCCGGCTGCTCACCGCCAACTACACCTCGGGGGGCGTCAGCAGCCTTCCGCTCGCCGCGGACGGCAGCCCGGGCGGCCCCGCCGCCGTCCTCGCGCACGAGGGATCCGGCATCGACACCGACCGGCAGGAGCGGCCGCACGCCCACCAGGTGCTGTCCGACCCGAGCGGCCGCTGGGTGCTCAGCGTGGACCTCGGCACCGACTCGGTACGGGTCTGCGCGCTCGACCCGGCCACCGGGGAGCTGCGGCTGCACACCGAGACCTTCCTGCGGGCCGGGACCGGACCGCGCCACCTCGCCTTCCACCCGGACGGCGCGGTCGCCTACGTGCTGCACGAGCTGGAGCCGCAGCTGACCGTCTGCCGCTGGAACGCGGCCTCCGGGCAACTGGAACCGGTCGCCGAGGTTCCGGTCGCCTCCGCGGGCCCCTCAGGGGCCGTACGGGCCTACCCCTCGGCGGTCGTCGCCTCGCCCGACGGGCGCTTCGTCTGGACCGCGATCCGCGGCACCGACACCATCGCCACCTTCTCCCTCACCGGAGGCGCCGAGAAGCCGGAGCTCACCGGCGTCGTGGGCTGCGGCGGCAGCTGGCCGCGCGATCTCGCCGCCGACCCCGCGGGGCATCGCCTGTACGCGGCCAACGAGCACTCGGGCGACGTCACGTGGTTCGACGTCGACCCCCTGACCGGGCACCCGCGCCGGGCCGGTTCGGTGGCCGTGCCCGCCGCCACCTGCGTGGTCTTCGGCTGACACGCCGAACGCGAGGGCCCCCGCCGTCCGGCGGGGGCCCTCGCGTTCTTTGCGGAGCGGCTCAGTGCGCAGAGGCGCCCTGGGTGATCCCGAGAGCCGCGGAGTACTGGGCGACGGCGAGCTTGCCGAGCGCCCCGTAGGCGCCGAGCACCTCGGAGGCGGCGCAGTCGGCTTCCTTGCAGGCGGTGTCCAGCAGCCCGTCGGCGGCCTCCGGGCCGATCAGGTACGGGGCGAGCGCGAGCTGCGTGGAGCCCTCGCGGCGCAGCTGCTCGGCGACGGCGGCCACCGAGCCCTCCTCGTCGAGCGCGGCCGCCTTGACCGGCACGGCGAGCCGGGCGGCGAGCAGCATCCCGGTGATCCCGGCGGCCTGTACGGCCTCCTCGCCGCCGGTGGTGGCCAGGACGATGCCGTCGGCGGCGGTGGTCACGGTGAACAGCCGGGCGCGGTCTGCGCGGGCCAGGCCCGCCTCGGACAGGCGCACGTGCAGGCCCTCGGCGAGCAGCGGGTGCGGGCCGAGTACGTCGGCCAGCTCGGCCGCGGCCGAGGAGTCCATCAGCGCCTGGCGGACCCGGCGGAGCAGATCGCCGTCCGGACCGGCCAGCAGCGGGACGACCACGGCGTCCGGGCCGGTCGGCGCGGGCACCTCGTGGCCGGCCGCGCGGGCGAACTCCGCACGCGCGGCACGCTCGCTCGCGACGGCGGTCAGCACGCCGGACAGGGACGGGAACTCGGAGGCGTCGTCACCCTCGAGGAAGCCGATGCGGGCATCGAGGCCCGGCAGCTCGGAACGGCCGATGCTGATGATCTCTTCCGCCAGCCCGCGCGAGGCGGCCGAAGGGGCACCGGGCACGGCGAGCACCAGCGCGGGCGCGCCCTCGGGCGCCACCGCGGGCTCGGGCCGGCGGTGCCGTCCGGTCTGGCGGGGTCGCGGCATTCGTACGGGCAGGCCATTTGCGGGCCCAGTGGGGGAGCTCATGGCGCCGCATGCTACTGGCTTATCGGAACCAGGTGTTCGGGCAGGGCCTTCTCCGGTGGCATCTGTCCGTATTTATCCGGTGAATGGCAGGCAGGTTCAACTGACGGACGGCAAGCGCCAGTCCACAGGCTGTGAACCTTGGTCCACCAGCAGCTGGTTCGTCCTGCTGAACGGCCTGGACCCGAAGAACCCGTAGTCGGCGGACTTGGGGGAGGGGTGGGAAGATTCCACCACCGGCAGCTCTCCGAGCAGCGGCCGCAGGTTGCGGGCCGCCCGGCCCCAGAGGATGGACACCAGCGGCTTGCCGCGCGCCGCGAGCGCCCGGATGGCCTGGTCGGTGACGGCCTCCCAGCCCTTTCCCTGGTGGGCGTTGGACCTGCGGGGCGCGGTGGTCAGCGAGCGGTTGAGCAGCAGCACGCCCTGCCGGGTCCACGACGTGAGGTCGCCGTTGGCGGGCCGGCCGGTACCGAGGTCCCGGTGCAGTTCCAGGAAGATGTTGTCGAGGCTGGGCGGCACCGGCCGCACCTCGGGCGCCACCGAGAAGGACAGGCCCACCGCGTGCCCCGGGGTGGGGTACGGGTCCTGTCCCACGATCAGGACCTTGACCTCGTCGAAGGGCTGCTGGAAGGCCCGCAGGACATTGGCCCCGGCGGGGACGTAGGTTCTGCCCGCCGCGATCTCGGCGCGCAGGAAGTCGCCCATCGCGGCGATCTGCCCCGCAACCGGCTCCAGAGCCCGGGCCCAGCCCGGCTCGACGATCTCGTTCAACGGTCGTGCTGCCACGGTCGATCACTCTACTGGCCCAGCGTCGCCGCCCGCACACAGAGCACGTCGGGCAGGTGCTCGGCCAGCAGCTGCCAGGTCTCGCCGTCGTCGTGGCTGGCGTACAGCTCGCCGTTGCGGTTGCCGAAGTAGATCCCCGCCGGGTCGGCGTCGTCCGTGCACAGCGCGTCGCGCAGCACCGTGCCGTAGTGGTCGCCGGCCGGCAGGCCCTTCGAGAGCGGCTCCCAGCTGGCGCCCGCGTCCCGGGTGCGGAAGACCCGGCACCGGTGTCCGGCCGGGACCCGGTCGGAGTCGGCGTTGAGCGGGAAGACGTAGGCGGTGTCCGGCCGGTGCGGATGGGCGGCCACCGCGAAGCCGAAGTCGGAGGGCAGTCCGCCGCCGATGTCGGTCCACCGGGTCCCCGCGTCGTCGCTGCGGTAGACCCCCCAGTGGTTCTGCAGGTACAGCCGGTCCGTGTCCCCGGCGTCCTGGGCGATCTTGTGGACGCACTGGCCGAACTCGGGGTGGGGATCGGGCAGGAAGACCGCCGACACCCCGTCGTTGGACGGCTCCCAGCTGGCCCCGCCGTCCTTCGTCCGGAACACCCCGGCGGTGGAGACCGCCACCGTCACCGCGTCCGGGTCGCGCGGATCGGTGATCACCGTGTGCAGTCCCTCGCCGCCGCCGCCCGGCTGCCAGCTGCTCCGGCTCGGGTGCTCCCACAGCGGGCGGACCAGCTCGAAGGACTCGCCGCGGTCCGCCGAGCGGAACAGCGCGGCCGGCTCGGTGCCCGCGTAGACCACGTCCGGGGCCTCGGGCCCGGCGGGCTGGAGCTGCCAGACCCGCTCCAGCGAGGCGCCGGTGTCCTTGGGGAACTTCACCGCGGCCTCGGCGGGCTCCCGCCACGTCGCCCCGAGGTCGTCGGAGCTGAAGACGGACGGCCCCCAGTGCGAGCTGTCCCCGCCGACCAGCAGCCGGGGCGCCGGACCCCGCCGGTCGACGGCGACCGCGTACACGGCCTGGGCGTTGAAATGGGGCCCGTCGAACTCCCACGGCGCCCCGCCCCGGCGGCGGCCGATGAAGAGCCCCTTGCGGGTACCCACGAGCAGTAGTACGTCGGCCATGGCCGGCACCTCCGGACCTCGTCGTCCATCTGGCTTTCACAGCTTTCCGGCCAGTCTGCACCCGCCCACTGACAGCGGCTCGGCGGGCGGCGCGGTGCCCCGAGCTGCCGATTGATACCGATTGTTTACGATCGAGAAATGATTGCTGCTTGCCTGTAAGTGTTCGGAATGGGTTGACTTCAGGCCACCGCAGCCGCACGCGAGAGGACCTACGTGGCCACCGAGCACCTGTCCCCGCTCGACCTCGCCTTCTGGCGGATCGAATCCGCCGCCCACCCCATGCACCTCGGCGCCCTCGCCGTCTTCACGGCCGCGGGCCGCCGCGGGGCGCGCGCCGCCGAGCGCGCCGCCGAACTGCTCACCGCCCGCTGCGCCACCGTGCCGGGCCTGCGCCGCCGGATCCGGGACGTGCTGCTGCCGGTCGGCGCGGCCGCCTGGTCGCCCGACCCCCACTTCGACCCGGCGCGGCACGTGTTCCTCGTCCGCACGGACGAGCCCCTCGCGCACACCGCGGCGGGCCCGCTGATGGCGCGGCCCCTGGATCGGGACCTGCCGCCCTGGGAGGCGCACGTCCTGGCGGGGCCCGACCCGGACTCCTTCGCCGTGCTGTTCAAGTTCCACCACGCCCTCGCCGACGGCCTGGGCGCGCTCGCCCTGGCCGCGGCGCTGTTCGACGAGGGTTCGGACCTGCGGCCGCCCGCGCGGCCCGTCCCCGAGCGGGCCCCCGGCTCCGAGCAGCGGGCCGGCTCCGCCCTGCGGCGTCTGCCCGGAGTCCTCGCGGCCCGGGTCCAGGAGGTCGGCCAGGCCCTCGAGATCGGCGCCGCCGTGGCCCGCGCAGGACTGCCCCTCGGGGTCCCGGCGGCTCTCACCGCGGAAGCCTCCGGCACGGGATCGCGTACGGTCGCGGGCCTCGCGCTCGACCTGGACGAGGTCAACCTCGTCCGCAAGGCCGCCGGGGGCACTGTCAACGACGTGCTCATCTCCGTGGTGGCTGGCGCGCTGCGGCGCTGGCTGGAGGGCCGGGGCGACCCCGCGCCCAGCGGACCGGGCCCGCGTGCCCTGATTCCCGTGTCCCGCCGGGGCCGGCCCGGCGGCGGGGGCAACCGGCTCTCCGGATACCTGCTGCGGCTTCCGCTGGCCGAGCGCGACCCGCTGCTGCGCCTGGACCGCGTCCGGGCGGCGATGGACCGCAACAAGGACGCCGGACCCGCCCGCGGCGCGGGGGCCGTCGCCCTGCTGGCCGACCACGTCCACCCGCTCGGCCACCGGCTCGGCGGCCCGCTCGTGGCCCAGGCCGCCCGGCTGCTCTTCGACATCCTGGTCACCAGCGTCCCGCTGCCGGGCCTGACCTTCTCCCTCGGCGGGAGCCGGGTCCGCGAGGTCTACCCGCTCGCCCCGCTGGCCCACGGCCAGTCCCTGGCCGTGGCGGTCTCCACGTACAAGGGGACGGTTCACTACGGCCTCGTCGCCGACGCCGCGGCCGTCCCGGACCTGCCCGCCCTGGCGGAGGCGCTGCGCGCCGAGCTCGACGCGCTTGTACGAGAGGTCTCGTAGTACGAGAGATTTCGTAGTACGGTGAGTCTCGTACTTAGCCGCCGATCCCCGGTGCGCCCGGTGACGTCTGGAGAGCCCTGATGAGTGCTGCCCCCGCTGCCTTCGCTGCCCTGTTCGCGCCCTACACCCTGCGCTCGGTCACGATCCCGAACCGCGTGTGGATGGCCGCGATGTGCCAGTACAGCGCCGAGGCCTTCGGCCCGAACGCGGGCGTGGCGCACGACTGGCACTTCGCCCACTACGCCGCCCGCGCCGTCGGCGGCACCGGCCTGATCATCCAGGAGGCCACCGCCGTCTCCCCGGAGGGCCGGATCTCCCCCTACGACCTCGGCATCTGGAACGACACCCAGGTCGAGGCACTGCGCCGGATCACCTCCTTCCTCAAGGCGCAGGGCACCGTCCCCGGCATCCAGATCGCCCACGCCGGACGCAAGGCCTCCACCGACCGGACCTGGAAGGGCGGCGCCCCCGTCGGCCCCGAGGCGCACGGCTGGCAGCCGGTCGCGCCCAGCGCCGTGCCCTTCGCCGACGGCCACGCGGTCCCGCACGAGCTGACGGTCGATGAGATCCGGGAGATCACCGGGCAGTTCGCGGCCGCGGCCGAGCGCGCTCTCGCGGCGGGCTACGAGGTCGTGGAGGTCCACGGCGCCCACGGCTACCTGATCGGTGAGTTCCTCTCCCCGCACAGCAACAAGCGGACCGACGCGTACGGCGGCTCCTTCGGCAACCGCACCCGCTTCGCCCTCGAAGTCGTCGACGCCGTACGGGCGGTGTGGCCCGAGGAGCTCCCGCTGTTCTTCCGGATCTCCGCCACCGACTGGCTGGAGGCGGACGGCTGGACCGCCGACGAGACGGTCCGGCTGGCCGCACTGCTCCAGGAGCACGGGGTGGACCTCCTCGACGTCTCCACCGGCGGCCTCGCCCCCCGGGTGACGATCCCGGTCGGCCCCGGCTACCAGGTGCCCTTCGCGGCCCGGGTCAAGGCCGAGACCAGCCTCCCCGCGGCCGCCGTCGGTCTGATCACCGAACCGGAGCAGGCCGAGAAGATCCTGGCCAACGGCGAGGCCGACGCGGTCCTGCTGGGCCGGGAGCTGCTGCGCGACCCGTACTGGGCCCGCCGGGCGGCCGTCGAACTGGGCGCGGAGATCCGTACGCCCGCCCAGTACCACCGGTCCTGGTGACGCGGGAGGCGCACCCGGCCGAGCTCATACGATGACTCTCGTACGATGGGGGCCCGACCAAGCCGAGCGAGCGGAGCAGGGACATGACGGAACGTGACGCGGCCCGCGCCCTCGCCCACCCCGAGGCGGCCGGGATCCGGCTGGAGGGCGTGCTGCACGCGCTCTCCGACCCGGTCCGGCTCTCCATCGTCCGGGATCTGGCCGGCTCGGCCTCGGAGCTGGCCTGCTCGTACTTCGACCTGCCGGTCACCAAGTCCACGACCACCCACCACTTCCGCGTTCTGCGGGAGAGCGGTGTCGTACGCCAGACGTACCGCGGCACCACCAAGCTCAACGCCCTGCGCCGCGAGGAACTGGAGGAGCTCTTCCCCGGCCTCCTCGACAGCGTCCTCACGGCGGCCGCCGCCGAGGAAGCG is a genomic window containing:
- a CDS encoding NADH:flavin oxidoreductase/NADH oxidase, producing MSAAPAAFAALFAPYTLRSVTIPNRVWMAAMCQYSAEAFGPNAGVAHDWHFAHYAARAVGGTGLIIQEATAVSPEGRISPYDLGIWNDTQVEALRRITSFLKAQGTVPGIQIAHAGRKASTDRTWKGGAPVGPEAHGWQPVAPSAVPFADGHAVPHELTVDEIREITGQFAAAAERALAAGYEVVEVHGAHGYLIGEFLSPHSNKRTDAYGGSFGNRTRFALEVVDAVRAVWPEELPLFFRISATDWLEADGWTADETVRLAALLQEHGVDLLDVSTGGLAPRVTIPVGPGYQVPFAARVKAETSLPAAAVGLITEPEQAEKILANGEADAVLLGRELLRDPYWARRAAVELGAEIRTPAQYHRSW
- a CDS encoding ArsR/SmtB family transcription factor; protein product: MTERDAARALAHPEAAGIRLEGVLHALSDPVRLSIVRDLAGSASELACSYFDLPVTKSTTTHHFRVLRESGVVRQTYRGTTKLNALRREELEELFPGLLDSVLTAAAAEEARLDRVLDRA